CTGCCCACTCCCTGAGACAGCCACAACCTTACTGAAGTTTATCTTTGGTTTTAGCTTCTCAAGCAGCAGCTCCAAAGCTTCGACCCACATAATAGTTGGTGAAAATATGTGGCCATCGTCAGCGGAATCTCTGTACACCCCACCTTCAGTTTTGTAGTGCGGCAATTCAGAGTCAAAATTAACAATTTCAGAAGCTACTATTGCTAACTCACTGTTGAGCACAGTAGCTTTCAGTGACCTGTTAAAGAGAATGACAGTATTAGAATCCAAGTCCGATGCTAACCCGACGATTTAGGATGAAAATAAAATACAGAAAGGATGATACGAAGCAGATGGTAGTCTGATCATGGTTACCGAGTTATCAGTGCGAAAAAATACAAAACAAGAAAACCACATTTGAGCTGGGTCAAACTCTTGAAAGAGATCTATTTAAGAAGAATCACGCATAGCCACATAGGTGCATCTTATCTATTTAGCTAAGAACTTGATTTTGCAGTCAAAGCTGCAGAAATTAAATGGAATTGCTATATTGCATCTGACTCCAGGTGTTGATTAATTCTAGATCATCATTCGAAGAGAGTAAGCAGCAAGTAGCATGTGCGATTAAACGTCCATAGCGTTGAACAGGGAACCTCACGCAGAGGTCTGCAGAACCTATCGTTATACTGCTATGCTTGCTCTGGGAATCAGATCAAGACAGCACTAAATGCGCAGTTTCTTAGGCCCCTATCGTCATGACCCTGCTACGGACTCTACATTGTAGAAAGACCTCTCCAACATGAACTTGCACAGAAATCACATGGCATCATGGCACAAACTCTATACACAACTAATCAATTCCGATTCCCCTTCTTTTTAAACCTTCGACCAGAGTAAAATTCTATTCACTTCACCGAGACAAGTACTCCCGTAAATTTTAAGCACATTTTAATTATTCCCATTTACAGGCAGGTAAAGTTCTCATCTTTACTCCTTAGTCCTTACCCGTATGATTCCATCGTCTAGAGCAATGAGCGCTTCATAAGATGAACAAGCTACACGCCACCACAGCAAGATCAAGATCCAGCGCCCAAATGAAAGGGACGAGACTTATTGAGTGGAGCTGTCGAATCCGAGGAAGAGAGATCCCTCCGGGAGGGAGCCTTGCCCCGTCATGGCTGCCGTCTCTCGTCCCCTGAGAAATTCGCCCAAGCAAGAGCGATGGGGAAGGCGAAGACGACAGACGACTGCGCTGCGGATCAAAAGCCTGGAGAGAGGTATGGTATAAATACCGGCGAtctagaggaggaggagtggacTGGCACCCGTCAAATTCGCTCGCTTTCCTTCGGATAAGGATATTTTGGATCATATCAATTCAGCTGGGTTCCGCTGATCTCCCCCCGCACGACCGCACCGCCTAGCGCCCTAGACTCCCTCCCCTCGTCTTCTGATCTTCTCCCGGTCCTCACCTCCCttcccccgccgccacgcctccgCCTCGTGCACAGCCGTCACGACCAGCCACGCCTTCGCCTCGCCCACGCCACCCCACCCCTcgtccacggccgccgccacgccaaTCCCGGCCTCCTACACGACCGGTGGCGGCGGTCCAAGCTCTCCAAGAAGCAGGACGAATCATATGCGAACCCCGGCGGCCGAGCTCTCCAAGAATACGGCAAGGCTTAGGTATGACGGCCTTTCTCCCACCCTCCTCTAGTTTGATAGGCCCCATGGTTAGGACTCATGCTTAGGTTGAATTTTGTGTAGATTTGGGATTTGCAGTGGTGCTTTTGTGCTGTTCGTAGATGAGATTGTTATCATGATTTGCGTgtaatgctgctgctgctgctactaagCATGCATGCTCGCACTTCTTGCCATCTCGGATGAGCTCCTGCAACAATGAAAAGGAACATAGTTCTAGTCTTCTGGACTAGCACTAGCACTAGATGTACAAACTGTTAAACACCACTGAACACGAACATTTTTTCATCAGGTACAAGTCTCTCAATTCCACGTCAGGATCTCAGTCAAGGTGCTGCTGCATTCCTATAAAGGTATGTTTTTGCAACTAGCTAACTATGTTTCTGCACTGTACTCCAACTGGTGTTATGAGTAATACCTTGCTTAGTTGCTAGGATAGTGTCATTCTTTTGGTCGTGAAGCTATGGTTCTCTAACCAAGTTGAAGGAATGCTGCATTAAATTAGTTCTTGCTTTGGCATAATCTGAAATGTGCTATTATGTGTGATGACAGTTTGATTTTCCTCACTCTTCTCTGTTAGACACTACTAGTACCCTTGGTTGTTCTAACTTTCAAGAAATAGCCAATTGTGCATATATAAACGACATTCCACCTCAATCTGGTTTTCTTCTCAGTTGTACTATGGATTGACAGAAATTTGCTTCTGGAAAAGGTTGTTGGGGACACCTTCTGTCGTATCTACATTTTCTTTTGGTCTTAACCCTGTATGTTCTTAACATGCTTCATATCAGTTTGTTCATtagtttatcaatccgtggctTGTCCTCACTCGCAGCCGCTGCACAACGCTTAAGACCTCAAGCACATTGACGTTGTCGCCGGTGCCGAGAAGCAGCTGGGACTCGGTCGGCATCCGCCCAGATGCGCAGCAACCGCTACATCAAGTTCAATAAGGGCCCGACAATCGTTTACACCACTGAGTCAAGGCCTACACGGTATAAGTATaacccttctccctcccctaTATTTGTAGTGTGGTGCGTTGCTTTAGATATGATGTATCTGTCCGATGCATATGCATTTGCTTCAGATGCATGGCAAGTGAAACTGACCTGGTTTGTTTGTTGAACGTTAACCAATGGGGGAGAAGAACTGAAGTTCATTTTATTAAAAAgatattttgatgaattttgatCACTATTTCTGGTTGCTCAGCAGAACTAAAAATTTTGATCACTATAAGCCGAGACCAGAGGGCGTGATGATGGCGGATGCTGGCAGCAAGAGCGGGCGTGGTGCTCTGGTCATCTTGGAAGGGCTGGACCGGAGTGGCAAATCGTCACAGTGTGCTCGGCTGCTATCCTATCTGGAAGGCCAAGGTTGCCGTGCTGAAGGGTGGCGGTTCCCTGATAGGGGCACTAGTGTTGGGCAGATGATCTCTGCCTACCTGGCAAATGAGTCACAACTTGATGACAGAACAATTCATCTGCTCTTCAGTGCAAACCGCTGGGAGAAGAGGTATGCTCTTTTCACAACGTAAGATAAATGTGTCAACATGCTATTGTGATATGTGGGAAATTTGCTTGAGTTATATACCGTGGAGCTGTTTCGTTTGGTTTGTTACATACAGAGCTTTGATGGAAAGCAAGCTACTTGGTGGAACTACTCTCATTGTAGACCGTTACTCTTATTCCGGAGTGGCGTTCTCAGCTGCTAAAGGGCTTGACATTCAATGGTGCAAGGTGAGCTTGGTAACATTGGGATGTATAATGATTTTCTGCCTTTGCATAAATACCTGGAAGTTGACGAGTGATGCCTGTACTATTTCAGGCTCCTGATGTTGGACTTATAGCTCCAGATCTTGTAATTTATCTGGATGTACAACCAGAGGTATTCTGATTATACTGGTGTGTAATGCATTTGACTTGTGTTACATTATTTACACACTGTAGGATGATGGCCATTATTCGGCCTTAACCCAATCAAAATAATCTTAACATATAGAACTcggtgatgaactgatgatgatgTACTTAAGGTCGCACTGTATTGATTTCTGTCTTGAAATGCTAAAATCAATCCATTTATTTCTGAAGCCTTTTGCTGCTGAGAACTTTTTGTTCAGAAATTTTCTTTGCCCACCCACCTATAATGCTTTATATCAGCCTGTATGCTAAATTGATTTTCGATGTTATGTGTCACCTAATCCATGCTTCAATAGTTTACATTGATTATCCTCCTGCTTCATTATGGTATGTGAAAATATTGCTACAGAAAGCGGCTGAAAGAGGGGGCTATGGAGGTGAGCGATATGAAAAGATTG
This sequence is a window from Setaria italica strain Yugu1 chromosome III, Setaria_italica_v2.0, whole genome shotgun sequence. Protein-coding genes within it:
- the LOC101776992 gene encoding thymidylate kinase isoform X1 encodes the protein MRSNRYIKFNKGPTIVYTTESRPTRYNRTKNFDHYKPRPEGVMMADAGSKSGRGALVILEGLDRSGKSSQCARLLSYLEGQGCRAEGWRFPDRGTSVGQMISAYLANESQLDDRTIHLLFSANRWEKRALMESKLLGGTTLIVDRYSYSGVAFSAAKGLDIQWCKAPDVGLIAPDLVIYLDVQPEKAAERGGYGGERYEKIEFQKRVADHYHSLRDSTWKVVDGSLPMETVEEQLRELATNCIQKCQEKPLTNLTW
- the LOC101776992 gene encoding thymidylate kinase isoform X2; amino-acid sequence: MRSNRYIKFNKGPTIVYTTESRPTRYKTKNFDHYKPRPEGVMMADAGSKSGRGALVILEGLDRSGKSSQCARLLSYLEGQGCRAEGWRFPDRGTSVGQMISAYLANESQLDDRTIHLLFSANRWEKRALMESKLLGGTTLIVDRYSYSGVAFSAAKGLDIQWCKAPDVGLIAPDLVIYLDVQPEKAAERGGYGGERYEKIEFQKRVADHYHSLRDSTWKVVDGSLPMETVEEQLRELATNCIQKCQEKPLTNLTW
- the LOC101776992 gene encoding thymidylate kinase isoform X3, encoding MRSNRYIKFNKGPTIVYTTESRPTRRTKNFDHYKPRPEGVMMADAGSKSGRGALVILEGLDRSGKSSQCARLLSYLEGQGCRAEGWRFPDRGTSVGQMISAYLANESQLDDRTIHLLFSANRWEKRALMESKLLGGTTLIVDRYSYSGVAFSAAKGLDIQWCKAPDVGLIAPDLVIYLDVQPEKAAERGGYGGERYEKIEFQKRVADHYHSLRDSTWKVVDGSLPMETVEEQLRELATNCIQKCQEKPLTNLTW
- the LOC101776992 gene encoding thymidylate kinase isoform X4, giving the protein MRSNRYIKFNKGPTIVYTTESRPTRTKNFDHYKPRPEGVMMADAGSKSGRGALVILEGLDRSGKSSQCARLLSYLEGQGCRAEGWRFPDRGTSVGQMISAYLANESQLDDRTIHLLFSANRWEKRALMESKLLGGTTLIVDRYSYSGVAFSAAKGLDIQWCKAPDVGLIAPDLVIYLDVQPEKAAERGGYGGERYEKIEFQKRVADHYHSLRDSTWKVVDGSLPMETVEEQLRELATNCIQKCQEKPLTNLTW